The Victivallaceae bacterium genome contains a region encoding:
- the pheT gene encoding phenylalanine--tRNA ligase subunit beta, with translation MLIPLKLLQKCFSVSPSFSNIIKACEQIGIEIETISLKNNVDFKNVFTSRIVEVTPHPNADKLKIAVVFDGIDNHTVVCGALNCRPGLITAFAKPGAVLRINQSPLIIKKTQLRGIESAGMLCSFEELFPDSETSSGIMELSEDTPLGEDYSLLIGDPIIEIALTPNLGHCCSLMGLAREIAPLINNTFSVPDFLSIDEKLPEIHEKSLAEQEADACPFYVAAQIDDIPNQESPSQLKDLLSYFGIKSVNPIVDITNFIMSVTGQPMHAFDASRVDILSLRVNKIREPQSVTLLNDKKVVLKPGTVVVEDDFHVLAIAGIMGAADSSVTSTTNRVVLESAYFFKKDIRFTENYLQLYTDASYRFSRGTDPELPLQAMKMALSWLSRNFPEIKIKAIETKKSNLTENKTIIFRNRKMNVLLDSALTCNETADIFRRLNFEVIQTSDEQLTVRAPSYRHDINEEVDLIEEISKIIGLPNNNEPDTSKNAKLYPPSLWETKKDLRSYMVAQGFYEFYTCDLLKQDETELINKEDRDENLVTISTSKSSMFLRPSLLPGLLRSTAFNIHRNASTIRCFEIGKVYKKINSNFIEEESFALLITGLKDPESWNRKNLKTDFFELKGIVENIFDKYALTPDFIPSQYEYFHPYQQADIRIGKNRLGKIGSIHPEFLLIPNIKQEVFFFECLIKPFVKAPKNKIMQPISEFPGSTRDVTLSVTNDYPVKKIIAFLNKQLSPLLESIRIKDIYCDDFIVGNEWKNVTLTMTYRSLSGNLSAREIDDEYEKLMSALLNKLSEDKILKQFPTCD, from the coding sequence CAATCATACTGTCGTTTGTGGGGCTTTGAACTGTCGTCCGGGTTTAATAACTGCTTTTGCCAAACCAGGAGCCGTTTTAAGAATCAATCAAAGCCCTTTAATTATCAAAAAAACGCAACTCAGAGGTATCGAATCAGCAGGCATGTTGTGTTCCTTCGAAGAGTTATTCCCCGATTCAGAAACTTCTTCAGGTATTATGGAATTATCGGAAGATACGCCTCTAGGTGAAGACTATTCTCTTTTAATCGGAGATCCGATAATCGAAATCGCTTTAACTCCCAATCTCGGTCATTGCTGTTCTCTTATGGGCTTGGCTCGAGAAATAGCTCCTTTAATAAACAATACGTTTTCCGTTCCGGATTTCTTATCGATTGACGAAAAATTACCCGAAATTCATGAAAAAAGCCTAGCGGAACAAGAAGCCGATGCATGTCCTTTTTACGTAGCTGCGCAAATAGACGACATTCCTAATCAAGAATCTCCTTCACAACTGAAGGACTTATTAAGTTATTTCGGAATAAAATCGGTAAACCCTATTGTTGACATCACCAATTTCATTATGTCGGTTACCGGTCAACCGATGCATGCTTTCGACGCTTCACGTGTTGATATTCTATCTTTAAGGGTGAATAAAATTCGTGAACCTCAATCCGTTACGTTATTGAACGACAAAAAAGTCGTTTTAAAACCCGGGACCGTGGTTGTAGAGGACGATTTTCACGTTTTGGCAATAGCGGGTATCATGGGCGCTGCAGATTCCTCCGTTACAAGCACAACGAATCGCGTGGTTTTAGAGAGTGCCTACTTTTTTAAGAAAGACATTCGATTTACTGAAAATTATCTTCAACTGTATACCGATGCTTCCTATAGATTTTCCAGAGGAACGGACCCGGAACTGCCTTTGCAAGCCATGAAGATGGCTCTTTCTTGGCTCTCTCGAAATTTCCCCGAAATCAAAATTAAAGCCATAGAAACGAAAAAATCAAATTTAACCGAAAATAAGACAATTATTTTTCGAAACCGAAAAATGAATGTCTTACTTGATTCGGCCCTCACCTGTAACGAAACCGCCGATATATTCCGACGACTTAATTTTGAAGTTATTCAAACCTCCGATGAACAATTAACGGTTAGAGCACCTTCTTATCGGCATGATATTAACGAAGAAGTGGATTTGATTGAGGAAATATCCAAAATCATAGGACTGCCGAACAATAATGAACCCGATACCTCAAAGAATGCGAAACTTTATCCGCCGTCTCTTTGGGAAACAAAAAAAGACCTAAGGTCTTATATGGTTGCCCAAGGATTTTATGAATTTTATACTTGTGATTTATTAAAACAAGATGAAACGGAGCTTATTAATAAAGAGGACCGAGACGAAAATCTCGTTACCATCTCGACATCCAAAAGTTCAATGTTTTTAAGACCAAGTTTGCTTCCGGGTTTATTACGGTCAACCGCTTTTAACATTCATAGGAACGCTTCGACAATTCGTTGTTTCGAAATCGGAAAAGTCTATAAAAAAATCAATTCGAACTTTATCGAAGAGGAAAGTTTTGCGCTTCTGATCACCGGTCTGAAAGATCCGGAAAGTTGGAACCGCAAAAACTTAAAAACTGATTTTTTCGAACTGAAAGGTATCGTAGAAAATATATTCGATAAATATGCATTGACTCCTGATTTCATTCCTTCTCAATACGAATACTTTCACCCTTACCAACAAGCGGATATTCGTATAGGAAAGAATCGCTTAGGGAAAATCGGTTCGATACATCCCGAATTTCTATTGATTCCGAACATTAAACAAGAAGTGTTCTTTTTCGAGTGTTTAATTAAACCTTTCGTTAAGGCACCGAAAAATAAAATCATGCAACCGATTTCCGAATTTCCGGGATCAACGAGAGATGTGACTTTATCGGTCACCAATGATTACCCGGTGAAAAAAATAATCGCCTTTTTAAACAAACAACTATCTCCTCTTTTGGAGTCCATTAGAATTAAAGACATTTATTGCGATGACTTTATTGTCGGGAACGAGTGGAAAAACGTTACTTTAACAATGACCTATAGAAGTTTGTCCGGAAATTTATCCGCTCGAGAAATCGATGACGAATATGAAAAACTAATGTCCGCTCTCCTTAACAAATTATCCGAAGACAAGATTTTAAAACAATTTCCGACTTGCGATTGA
- the hemH gene encoding ferrochelatase translates to MKAYVLANFGGPKNTEDVFPFLRALLTDPYLTGNFRPLCLHRPFFTLIAKLRTKKVSALYQTIGGKSPIYRDTNFLAQKLRLKLQVPVIPFHRYLPDTHEVFLEELRSLLQKKYKITVLPLFPYFTYSVTGSIAHFFSKHLDSNGLEWIKSFGNHPAFVFSQVKHLSQYLEKRKLTPKNCILIFSAHGIPKSFVLSGDPYVRECSVSFQKIASYFPESDNILCYQSRFGPAKWVTPYTEVVCQQLIASKNKKNAVIIPFGFLSDHLETLYEIEKLYLPLLRENGFNAYRLPALGKTDILPKALTEIIRTTKKVKTEKLLKNI, encoded by the coding sequence ATGAAGGCTTATGTTTTAGCTAACTTCGGAGGGCCTAAAAATACGGAAGACGTCTTTCCTTTTCTGAGAGCTCTTCTTACGGATCCGTACCTGACCGGAAATTTTCGTCCTTTATGTCTTCACCGTCCTTTCTTTACTTTAATAGCAAAATTAAGAACCAAAAAAGTTTCCGCCCTCTATCAAACCATAGGCGGTAAATCTCCTATTTATCGCGACACAAATTTTCTGGCACAAAAACTACGCTTAAAATTACAAGTTCCGGTAATCCCCTTTCACCGTTATCTTCCGGATACTCATGAAGTGTTTTTGGAAGAGTTGCGGTCTTTATTGCAAAAAAAATACAAAATAACGGTTCTTCCTTTATTTCCCTATTTCACTTACTCAGTAACCGGAAGTATTGCGCATTTTTTTTCGAAACATCTCGATTCGAATGGCCTTGAATGGATTAAATCTTTCGGAAATCATCCGGCATTCGTATTTTCGCAAGTCAAACATCTATCGCAATATCTGGAAAAACGAAAATTAACACCCAAAAATTGCATACTTATCTTCTCTGCTCACGGAATCCCCAAATCCTTTGTTTTGTCGGGAGATCCTTACGTACGAGAATGTTCGGTTTCCTTTCAAAAGATTGCGTCTTACTTCCCTGAGTCCGACAATATACTCTGCTATCAATCCAGATTCGGCCCGGCAAAATGGGTGACTCCCTATACGGAAGTCGTATGTCAGCAATTGATTGCCTCAAAGAATAAAAAGAATGCCGTTATCATTCCTTTCGGTTTTCTTTCCGACCATCTGGAAACTCTGTATGAGATAGAAAAGCTATATCTACCCTTACTCCGAGAAAATGGGTTTAATGCTTATAGACTGCCTGCTTTAGGGAAAACGGACATCTTACCGAAAGCTTTAACGGAAATTATTCGCACGACAAAAAAAGTAAAAACCGAAAAGCTTCTCAAAAATATTTAA
- a CDS encoding ABC transporter permease — protein MTLCVIILVNFIILNFAPGDSCEDKGGDFFGEAGKSDRMKIYKGPDRHLLFREHYGLTLPILFNNYPAISHAQVKKAISDLKKSKDNPAATKVSFSELRVRWGDRARYIMPILLFEASNASASLAYRSIAADLFIRGGLKSGITGFNLTPEQICYNREVSEDGALLLKLLSREGEDLESFEKRYQALREWFDKKGGYNAFVFKGVKKYKIFFFETRLCRYLSKIVRLDFGSLRSDTNKPVIDEVTKRIKYSLLLSVLPMCFVFVLCQIFGMIMAVYRNKWPDHILNILFLILFSVPVFVAVPWMIENFAINKTIPFTNIPVPYADLYSSKEIFDQLSSFGRLIDIVTHCVFPFIAVSYGAFASQSRFSRSIFLNLLKQDYVRTAVAKGLPKLDILVKHVGRNAAIPLVTSLASSLGAILGGALVVETLFEINGFGRFFYQAVLDRDHNVILFSVLAGSCLSLLGYLLGDLSYALLDPRIRPDQRY, from the coding sequence GTGACGTTATGCGTCATCATTCTCGTTAATTTCATTATCCTTAATTTTGCTCCGGGAGACTCTTGCGAAGATAAAGGGGGGGACTTTTTCGGGGAGGCCGGAAAATCAGATAGAATGAAAATTTATAAGGGACCGGATAGGCACCTTCTTTTTAGGGAGCATTACGGTTTGACTCTACCCATTCTTTTTAATAATTACCCGGCCATATCCCACGCCCAAGTAAAAAAAGCGATTTCCGATTTGAAAAAATCAAAAGATAACCCTGCGGCAACTAAAGTTTCTTTTTCGGAATTGAGAGTGCGATGGGGTGATCGGGCTCGATACATAATGCCGATATTATTGTTTGAAGCAAGTAATGCATCGGCTTCTTTAGCCTATAGAAGTATTGCCGCCGACCTCTTTATCAGGGGCGGTTTAAAATCGGGAATAACGGGCTTTAATTTAACTCCTGAGCAAATTTGTTATAATCGTGAAGTGTCGGAAGATGGCGCTTTATTATTAAAATTACTAAGCCGAGAAGGAGAAGATCTCGAATCTTTCGAAAAACGTTATCAGGCGTTGAGGGAATGGTTTGATAAAAAGGGCGGATATAACGCCTTTGTTTTTAAAGGGGTCAAGAAATATAAAATCTTTTTTTTCGAAACTCGCCTTTGCCGTTATTTATCGAAGATTGTTCGTTTGGATTTCGGTTCGTTAAGATCGGATACCAATAAACCGGTCATTGATGAGGTTACGAAAAGAATTAAGTATTCTTTGCTTCTTTCGGTGTTACCTATGTGTTTCGTTTTTGTATTATGTCAGATTTTCGGCATGATCATGGCTGTTTATCGAAATAAGTGGCCGGATCATATTCTTAACATTTTATTTCTGATCCTGTTTTCGGTTCCCGTGTTCGTAGCTGTTCCTTGGATGATCGAAAACTTTGCTATTAATAAGACAATCCCTTTTACGAACATACCGGTGCCTTATGCCGATTTATATTCTTCCAAGGAAATTTTCGATCAACTTTCATCGTTCGGAAGACTTATCGATATAGTGACTCATTGCGTATTTCCGTTCATTGCCGTGAGTTACGGAGCCTTTGCTTCACAATCAAGATTTTCGCGTAGTATATTTTTAAATCTTTTGAAACAGGATTATGTAAGAACGGCCGTTGCCAAGGGATTACCAAAATTGGATATTCTCGTGAAACATGTTGGAAGAAACGCGGCTATTCCTCTAGTGACTTCATTGGCTTCTTCTTTAGGAGCTATTTTAGGGGGAGCTTTAGTTGTAGAGACATTATTTGAAATTAACGGGTTCGGGAGATTTTTTTATCAAGCCGTACTAGACCGCGATCATAACGTTATTTTATTTTCCGTTCTGGCGGGTTCTTGCTTGTCTTTACTTGGTTATCTTTTGGGGGATCTTAGTTATGCGTTGTTGGATCCGAGAATTCGTCCCGATCAGCGCTATTAG
- a CDS encoding toxin-antitoxin system YwqK family antitoxin has protein sequence MTDGSNIVSGKYFPKKLLLILKSLKMKLLFGFLIFLTFFSVSDAAIRSDQAIKEVYRHSYGIIISRDEWIRRGKDGSITKLLKDGTTVSESYFQGLLNGEVIVSYPHSATIALREQYEHGVLLSRRHFFINGLPKQEEIFNSDGSIIISSWKDDDIAHTPPFITETFSDRKLISGTYITPVGEKVHIVDGEGIRPCYSAQGELLSEEAFNQGSLVRKTSYYPNRDPASVTQYQNGVIHGIRQTFFLGGIPNTLEEWRNGIQDGVTFVFKNGHRVADIPFVKGIRKGMEIRYNDKFEIVEEVSWKNNQLHGTRKIYNQGTLKKEWYHQGKPVSKAKFERLNFKATS, from the coding sequence ATGACCGACGGTAGTAATATTGTGTCGGGAAAATACTTCCCAAAGAAATTGCTTTTGATTTTAAAGAGTTTAAAAATGAAATTGTTATTCGGTTTTTTAATATTTTTAACTTTCTTCTCAGTCAGCGATGCCGCTATTCGCAGTGATCAGGCGATTAAAGAAGTTTATCGGCATAGTTACGGTATTATTATTTCAAGAGACGAATGGATCCGTCGGGGGAAAGACGGTAGTATCACTAAACTCTTAAAAGACGGAACAACCGTCAGCGAATCCTATTTCCAAGGGCTGTTGAATGGAGAAGTCATCGTTTCTTACCCTCATTCCGCAACTATTGCTTTAAGAGAACAATATGAACATGGCGTTTTACTTTCACGTCGCCATTTCTTCATTAACGGATTACCCAAACAAGAAGAAATTTTCAACAGTGATGGGTCGATAATCATTTCAAGTTGGAAAGACGATGACATTGCACATACTCCTCCTTTCATTACGGAAACTTTTTCCGATAGAAAATTGATAAGCGGAACTTATATAACTCCCGTCGGAGAGAAAGTTCACATCGTCGACGGTGAGGGCATACGTCCTTGTTATTCCGCCCAAGGCGAACTCTTATCGGAAGAAGCTTTTAACCAAGGTTCTTTGGTTCGTAAGACGTCTTATTATCCGAATAGAGACCCTGCCTCAGTCACACAGTATCAAAACGGCGTGATTCACGGCATCAGACAGACTTTTTTCCTCGGAGGTATTCCCAATACTCTTGAAGAATGGCGTAACGGCATACAAGACGGAGTTACTTTCGTTTTTAAAAACGGACACCGTGTTGCCGATATTCCTTTTGTTAAAGGGATACGAAAAGGTATGGAGATTCGTTATAACGATAAATTCGAAATTGTAGAAGAAGTTTCTTGGAAAAACAATCAGCTGCATGGAACTCGTAAGATCTACAATCAAGGAACCCTAAAAAAAGAATGGTACCATCAGGGGAAACCCGTTTCCAAAGCCAAATTCGAACGGTTGAATTTTAAGGCAACGAGCTAA
- a CDS encoding ABC transporter permease subunit, with amino-acid sequence MDSRHSFFKSFFSRFKKNRAAFGALLVFIILSLIGVYAPFFACSKPFIVRWGGEYYFPFLRFLFFKGFYTKPLDLFFNVFMFVLPLMIAGLLILSKKWHRQTWLGISVFLQLFFFLLVNAGVVKNPGENEILQKLRTEEINELMADNKDREELIVLPEDFRTWEFEKKFISNYNRLGLVLKSISKNLRHDNLQKYTVAFETKENRPLPTLKFLDDKHDRAKLRRLHKTLANLESSYEDHLLKWEIASAKYTPYLMALARAEHEHKLSYVFPSDKIDDNARVLNDILKVSESVKQEVIFHRKILEEYVKTKSAVAFIEDKLVWLNDASADCRIILKPFFRLHHWEEDTGMSGDVNKYLPWWEMSRANGRDLVASLLFGIRICLVVGFLGVTVSLIIGIAIGLISGYFGGWVDIIGSRFVEIWETMPVLFILLLLISISQIKSLFVNTLVLGLFGWTGFTRYVRAEVLRERELPYVLASKSMGYSHCNIMLFQILPNVFSCIIALFPFTMMATISSEAGLTFLGLGEENTTSWGALMREGVNSFPSESYLLWPPATLLTILLIAIAVTGDGIRDALDPRLRD; translated from the coding sequence ATGGATAGCAGACACTCTTTCTTTAAGTCTTTTTTTTCTAGATTTAAAAAGAATCGAGCGGCTTTCGGAGCTTTGCTCGTTTTCATAATATTATCTTTAATAGGTGTATATGCTCCTTTCTTTGCTTGCAGCAAGCCTTTTATAGTTCGATGGGGAGGAGAATATTATTTTCCTTTTCTCAGATTTTTGTTTTTTAAAGGCTTCTATACAAAGCCTTTAGATCTATTTTTTAACGTATTCATGTTTGTTTTGCCTTTGATGATAGCCGGATTACTAATTTTAAGTAAAAAATGGCATAGACAAACATGGTTGGGCATTTCTGTCTTTTTGCAATTATTCTTTTTTTTATTAGTAAATGCGGGAGTTGTTAAAAATCCGGGAGAAAATGAAATTTTACAAAAACTCAGGACCGAAGAGATCAACGAATTAATGGCTGATAATAAGGATAGAGAGGAATTAATCGTCTTGCCGGAAGATTTTCGTACGTGGGAGTTCGAAAAAAAATTTATCAGTAATTACAACCGTCTCGGTCTCGTACTGAAATCGATCTCTAAAAATCTTAGACACGATAATTTACAAAAATATACCGTAGCTTTCGAAACGAAAGAAAACAGACCCTTACCGACCTTGAAATTTCTCGATGATAAACACGATCGGGCAAAACTTCGACGTTTACATAAAACATTAGCCAATTTGGAGTCTTCTTACGAGGATCATTTGTTGAAATGGGAGATCGCTTCCGCTAAATATACGCCTTATTTGATGGCTTTAGCCAGAGCCGAACATGAACATAAATTATCTTATGTTTTTCCCTCCGACAAAATTGACGACAACGCACGTGTTTTAAATGATATTCTTAAAGTGTCGGAATCCGTAAAACAAGAGGTCATTTTTCATAGAAAAATTTTAGAAGAGTACGTCAAAACAAAAAGTGCCGTTGCTTTTATAGAAGATAAATTGGTTTGGCTGAATGACGCTTCAGCTGATTGTAGGATTATATTGAAACCGTTTTTTCGGTTACATCATTGGGAAGAAGACACGGGCATGTCAGGAGATGTTAACAAGTATTTGCCTTGGTGGGAGATGAGTCGTGCCAACGGTCGCGATCTCGTGGCTTCTTTGTTATTCGGAATAAGAATTTGCTTAGTCGTCGGATTTCTTGGCGTAACGGTATCTTTAATCATAGGTATTGCTATCGGTTTAATCTCCGGTTACTTCGGAGGTTGGGTGGATATTATCGGATCTCGCTTTGTTGAAATATGGGAGACAATGCCGGTATTGTTTATTTTGCTTTTGCTGATTTCGATTTCTCAGATTAAATCTTTATTTGTTAATACGTTGGTTTTGGGTTTGTTCGGGTGGACAGGATTTACCAGATATGTCAGAGCGGAAGTTTTAAGAGAAAGGGAACTACCTTATGTTCTGGCTTCAAAGAGTATGGGTTATAGTCATTGTAATATTATGCTGTTTCAAATTTTACCGAACGTCTTCAGTTGCATCATAGCTCTTTTCCCCTTCACGATGATGGCAACAATCAGTAGTGAAGCGGGGCTTACTTTTCTGGGGCTTGGAGAAGAAAATACTACGTCGTGGGGTGCTCTGATGCGTGAGGGAGTGAATTCCTTTCCTTCGGAAAGCTATTTGTTATGGCCACCTGCAACCTTATTAACAATTTTACTGATTGCCATTGCTGTAACCGGAGACGGTATTAGAGATGCTCTTGATCCTAGACTGAGAGATTAA
- a CDS encoding ABC transporter substrate-binding protein → MKKSFFLYKVLSLVLVLVLILLYWSSDLVERDVKSLKIGVDGLRDDVKELLNVVSKNHIKENYSDLKIANLRKPESTVICGDPVYPNILSEDPYLENTLPNLLSNDLQPSGTLRLACVGRPDNLNPFNGFHRVVAFYDQCVPGLAALHVGKFEEFAPELALKIEEHSTNDGSGEKEFRIFLRKDIYWQPLNPDFFPKSFVLDDVFQKPHPLTAHDFKFFYDVVMNPYISEMQAVSLRSDFEDIVDFSVIDDHAFIVRWKSHVTINDEGEEENKVQYGAFKKTLYIRPLPRFVYQYFSDGNKIVEDDRDPLTYQNNSLWAQNFTTHWAGNYIVSVGPYIFNGFDDHCISFIRNPNHYQPLKCLVEKVTVMLKDSCDAIFNDFKTGKLDLCFLTPNHREGFKEFMRSAAYRTQVEQGAAVKEIVSADNGYCYIGWNLQTVFFESTKVRQALNMLIDKDRIIEQIFNGYAYAITGPFSLFSPSYNSDIEDWCFSPEEAERLLEDEGWIDTDGDGIREKEIEGVRVPFKFNLCYFVQSGSSKALVEQISMSLRSAGIDCRILGLSMADLSKKFEDKSFDALSMGWCMGPPPEDPRALWHSEGAYLKGSANMVGFSCPEVDALIDRLTYEYDRTKRKQIYYRLHEKIHEESPYTFLCSRKTTIVYRDYVKNIFVPKIRKDLIPGAEDQEINYTILWIDRRE, encoded by the coding sequence ATGAAGAAAAGTTTTTTTTTATACAAAGTGCTGAGCCTGGTTTTAGTCCTAGTTTTGATTTTGTTGTATTGGTCATCGGATTTGGTTGAAAGAGACGTTAAATCCTTAAAAATCGGCGTGGACGGTTTAAGAGATGATGTTAAGGAGCTACTTAACGTTGTATCTAAAAATCATATTAAAGAGAATTATTCCGATCTTAAAATTGCGAATCTCCGAAAACCGGAATCAACCGTTATTTGCGGAGATCCTGTTTATCCGAATATTTTGTCCGAGGACCCCTATTTGGAGAATACGCTTCCGAATCTCTTAAGTAACGATTTGCAACCTTCGGGTACTTTGAGATTGGCATGCGTAGGTCGTCCGGATAATTTAAATCCTTTCAACGGATTTCATCGGGTAGTGGCTTTCTATGATCAATGTGTTCCCGGATTAGCCGCTTTACATGTCGGCAAATTTGAAGAGTTTGCTCCGGAGTTGGCGCTTAAAATCGAAGAACATAGCACAAACGACGGCAGCGGAGAGAAAGAGTTTCGAATCTTTTTACGAAAAGACATTTATTGGCAACCGCTTAATCCTGATTTTTTCCCGAAATCTTTTGTTCTTGATGATGTTTTTCAAAAACCACATCCTCTTACTGCCCACGATTTTAAATTTTTCTATGACGTCGTGATGAATCCTTATATTTCAGAAATGCAAGCTGTATCGCTCAGAAGTGATTTCGAAGATATCGTTGATTTTTCCGTCATCGACGATCATGCATTTATCGTAAGATGGAAATCTCATGTGACAATCAACGATGAAGGAGAAGAGGAGAATAAGGTACAGTACGGAGCATTTAAGAAGACGCTTTACATTCGTCCGTTACCGAGATTTGTTTATCAATATTTTTCAGACGGAAATAAAATCGTCGAAGATGACCGAGATCCTTTAACTTATCAAAATAATTCTTTGTGGGCCCAAAATTTTACGACTCATTGGGCAGGAAATTACATCGTCAGTGTAGGTCCGTATATTTTTAATGGGTTTGATGATCATTGCATATCCTTTATTCGTAATCCGAATCATTATCAGCCGTTGAAGTGTTTGGTTGAAAAAGTAACGGTTATGCTGAAAGACAGTTGCGACGCCATATTTAACGATTTTAAAACGGGAAAATTGGATCTGTGTTTTTTAACACCGAATCATAGGGAAGGTTTTAAGGAGTTCATGCGTTCCGCTGCTTATCGAACTCAGGTAGAACAAGGGGCAGCCGTTAAAGAAATAGTGAGTGCGGATAACGGATATTGTTATATCGGATGGAATCTCCAAACAGTATTTTTTGAGAGTACTAAGGTTAGACAGGCATTGAATATGCTCATAGATAAGGATAGGATCATTGAGCAAATATTTAATGGATATGCCTATGCGATTACCGGTCCTTTTTCATTGTTCTCTCCTTCATATAATTCGGATATTGAGGATTGGTGTTTTTCCCCGGAAGAGGCCGAAAGATTATTGGAAGATGAGGGATGGATCGATACCGACGGAGATGGGATACGGGAAAAGGAAATAGAAGGAGTCAGAGTGCCCTTCAAGTTTAACTTATGTTATTTTGTTCAAAGCGGTTCTTCCAAAGCTTTGGTTGAACAAATATCCATGTCTCTGCGATCGGCAGGTATCGATTGTCGTATTTTAGGATTAAGCATGGCCGATTTATCCAAGAAATTCGAAGATAAAAGTTTCGATGCTTTATCAATGGGGTGGTGTATGGGCCCTCCTCCCGAAGATCCGAGAGCCCTATGGCATTCCGAAGGAGCTTATTTGAAAGGGTCCGCCAATATGGTCGGATTCAGTTGTCCTGAAGTCGATGCTCTGATCGATCGATTGACTTATGAATACGATAGGACTAAACGTAAGCAAATCTATTATCGACTCCATGAAAAAATTCATGAAGAATCTCCCTATACTTTCTTGTGTTCCCGTAAAACCACAATTGTTTACAGAGACTACGTAAAAAATATTTTCGTCCCTAAGATTAGAAAAGATCTTATACCCGGAGCCGAAGATCAAGAAATCAACTATACCATTTTGTGGATAGATAGGAGAGAATAG